Proteins encoded by one window of Streptomyces uncialis:
- a CDS encoding SWF or SNF family helicase gives MTDPRGFDDVDGFAGPRHVEHLDDMDETDRTEHGTERTFAALPPARGRGFAQTWWGQAWLKALEDTALDSEQLKAGRALARAGAVGAVSVRPGRITGVVRNRDGGAHRSDVLLQRLGDDEWDRLLDMAVERAGHIAALLDRDMPPHLVEDAAAAGVELLPGIGDLEPECDCEAWDHCRHTAALCYQVARLLDQDPFVLFLMRGRDERVVLDELQLRSVTRAEPARDEDGPEPDEGVDAAEAFAAGCILPPLPASPELPLEPGSPPSLDIETRPAEGVDGEALEFLALQTAVEAHRLLSEALAPQHGQRPLTSPLTLEQDAVRLATGASGRDIAARLAVASGRSGAELALAVRAWRYAGADAVSALEDSIPPTAESLARARAAVEGAWEDDERPVLSEEGRRWTSADTGAQVRADEDGRWWPFRQEGGQWVPAGVPARDPATALATAQGAD, from the coding sequence ATGACCGACCCACGCGGCTTCGACGACGTGGACGGCTTCGCCGGTCCGCGCCACGTGGAACACCTGGACGACATGGACGAGACGGACCGCACGGAGCACGGTACGGAACGCACCTTCGCCGCGCTGCCGCCCGCGCGCGGAAGGGGCTTCGCCCAGACCTGGTGGGGCCAGGCCTGGCTGAAGGCGCTGGAGGACACCGCACTGGACTCGGAGCAGCTGAAGGCGGGTCGGGCACTCGCGCGCGCGGGCGCGGTCGGCGCGGTGTCGGTGCGGCCCGGACGCATCACAGGAGTGGTACGCAACCGGGACGGCGGCGCGCACCGCTCCGATGTGCTGCTCCAGCGGCTCGGCGACGACGAGTGGGACCGTTTGCTGGACATGGCCGTGGAACGGGCGGGCCACATCGCGGCGCTGCTCGACCGGGACATGCCCCCGCATCTCGTGGAGGACGCGGCGGCGGCAGGGGTGGAGCTCCTGCCCGGTATCGGCGACCTGGAACCGGAGTGCGACTGTGAGGCGTGGGACCACTGTCGCCATACGGCCGCGCTCTGCTACCAGGTGGCCCGGCTGCTGGACCAGGACCCGTTCGTGCTGTTCCTGATGCGGGGCCGCGACGAACGCGTGGTGCTCGACGAGTTGCAGCTCCGCAGTGTCACCCGGGCGGAGCCCGCGCGGGACGAGGACGGGCCGGAGCCCGACGAGGGCGTGGACGCCGCGGAGGCGTTCGCCGCGGGCTGCATCCTGCCCCCGCTCCCGGCATCTCCCGAGCTGCCGCTGGAGCCGGGGTCACCGCCGTCCCTGGACATCGAGACCCGACCGGCCGAGGGGGTGGATGGCGAGGCGCTGGAGTTCCTCGCCCTCCAGACGGCTGTCGAGGCACACCGGCTGCTCTCCGAGGCTTTGGCACCGCAGCACGGTCAGCGTCCCCTCACGTCCCCGCTCACGCTGGAGCAGGACGCCGTGCGGCTCGCGACGGGGGCGTCCGGGAGGGACATCGCCGCCCGGTTGGCCGTGGCCTCGGGACGCAGCGGCGCGGAACTGGCCCTGGCCGTGCGCGCGTGGCGGTACGCGGGTGCTGACGCCGTTTCGGCGCTGGAGGACTCGATACCGCCCACGGCGGAATCGCTGGCCCGCGCGCGGGCCGCCGTGGAGGGGGCGTGGGAGGACGACGAGCGGCCGGTACTGAGCGAGGAGGGCCGCCGATGGACGTCGGCCGACACGGGAGCGCAGGTCCGTGCCGACGAGGACGGCCGGTGGTGGCCGTTCCGCCAGGAGGGCGGCCAGTGGGTTCCGGCGGGCGTACCGGCCCGTGACCCCGCCACAGCACTGGCGACGGCTCAGGGCGCCGACTGA
- the xylA gene encoding xylose isomerase, which produces MRLQPTPEDRFSFGLWTVGWQGRDPFGDATRAALDPADTVRRLADLGAYGVTFHDDDLIPFGSSDAVRESHVKHFRQALDATGLVVPMATTNLFTHPVFKDGAFTANDRDIRRYALRKTIRNIDLAAELGARTYVAWGGREGAESGAAKDVRAALDRLKEAFDLLGEYVTTQGYDLRFAIEPKPNEPRGDMLLPTVGHALAFIERLERPALYGVNPEVGHEQMAGLNFPHGIAQALWADKLFHIDLNGQNGIKYDQDLRFGAGDLRSAFWLVDLLETAGYAGPRHFDFKPPRTEDTDGVWASAAGCMRNYLILRERAAAFRADPQVREALKASRLDQLARPTAEDGLTGLLSDTRAYDEFDADAAGERGMAFEHLDQLAMNHLLAAHG; this is translated from the coding sequence ATGCGCCTGCAACCCACTCCTGAGGACCGGTTCAGCTTCGGACTGTGGACCGTCGGCTGGCAGGGAAGGGACCCGTTCGGCGACGCGACACGTGCCGCGCTCGATCCGGCCGACACGGTCCGCCGACTGGCGGATCTCGGCGCCTACGGTGTGACCTTCCACGACGACGACCTCATTCCCTTCGGCTCCTCGGACGCCGTTCGTGAGTCCCACGTCAAGCACTTCCGGCAAGCCCTGGACGCCACCGGGCTCGTCGTCCCCATGGCGACCACCAATCTGTTCACCCACCCCGTTTTCAAGGACGGGGCGTTCACCGCCAACGACCGCGACATCCGCCGCTACGCGCTGCGCAAGACCATCCGCAACATCGACCTGGCCGCCGAACTGGGCGCGCGCACCTATGTGGCCTGGGGCGGCCGGGAAGGGGCGGAATCAGGTGCGGCGAAGGACGTACGGGCGGCGCTGGACCGTCTCAAGGAAGCCTTCGACCTGCTGGGCGAGTACGTGACCACACAGGGATACGACCTGCGCTTCGCGATCGAGCCCAAGCCGAACGAGCCCAGGGGCGACATGCTGCTGCCCACGGTGGGCCATGCGCTCGCCTTCATCGAACGTCTGGAACGGCCCGCGCTCTACGGGGTCAACCCGGAGGTGGGGCATGAACAGATGGCGGGACTCAACTTCCCCCATGGCATCGCCCAGGCTCTGTGGGCGGACAAGCTCTTCCACATCGACCTCAACGGCCAGAACGGCATCAAGTACGACCAGGACCTGCGGTTCGGCGCCGGAGACCTGCGGTCCGCGTTCTGGCTGGTGGATCTGTTGGAGACGGCGGGTTACGCGGGGCCGCGTCACTTCGACTTCAAGCCGCCCCGAACCGAGGACACCGACGGGGTCTGGGCGTCGGCCGCCGGGTGCATGCGCAACTACCTGATCCTCCGTGAGCGGGCCGCGGCGTTCCGAGCGGACCCCCAGGTCCGGGAAGCGCTCAAGGCGTCCCGCCTCGACCAACTGGCCCGCCCCACGGCGGAGGACGGACTGACCGGACTGCTGTCCGACACCCGTGCCTACGACGAGTTCGACGCCGACGCGGCGGGGGAGCGCGGCATGGCGTTCGAACACCTCGACCAACTGGCGATGAACCACCTGCTGGCCGCCCACGGCTGA
- the xylB gene encoding xylulokinase, protein MSAAEGPLVVGVDSSTQSTKVLVVDVSTGQVVAGGQAPHTVTSGGARESDPEQWWSALRQALHQCGEAAREATAVSVAGQQHGLVTLDSHGRPVRPALLWNDVRSAPQARRLVSGLGGPEAWAERTGSVPGASFTVAKWAWLRDNEPDAVRATKAVRLPHDYLTERLTGTGTTDRADVSGTGWWSSKNETYDGDILARVELDPALLPRVVRPGEVVGTVRNSADLPFSTGTLVAPGTGDNAAAALGLGLHPGAPVLSLGTSGTVYAVSRRRPTDPSGVVAGFADARGDWLPLACTLNCTLAVDRIATLLGVDREAVEPGGGVTLLPYLDGERTPNLPDATGLLLGLRHDTSAGQLLQAAYDGAVHSLLQALDLVLGPDADTDAPLMLIGGGARGSAWQQTVRRLSGRPVQMPRADELVALGAAAQAAGVLTGEDPSAVARRWGTSRGPVLDPAVRDDETLERISGVLSDAATLLDRPSDRR, encoded by the coding sequence ATGTCAGCAGCCGAGGGACCGCTCGTCGTCGGTGTGGACAGCTCGACCCAGTCCACCAAGGTGCTGGTCGTCGATGTGTCGACGGGGCAGGTGGTCGCAGGCGGCCAGGCTCCCCACACGGTCACCTCGGGAGGCGCCCGCGAGAGCGACCCCGAACAGTGGTGGAGTGCGCTGCGCCAAGCGCTCCACCAGTGCGGTGAAGCGGCACGCGAGGCCACTGCCGTGTCCGTGGCGGGCCAGCAGCACGGTCTGGTCACCCTGGACTCCCACGGCAGGCCCGTACGTCCCGCGCTGCTGTGGAACGACGTGCGCTCCGCCCCACAGGCCCGACGGCTCGTCAGCGGGCTCGGCGGACCTGAGGCATGGGCCGAGCGAACGGGCAGTGTCCCAGGGGCGTCGTTCACCGTCGCCAAGTGGGCATGGCTGCGGGACAACGAACCGGACGCCGTACGCGCCACCAAGGCGGTACGACTCCCCCACGACTACCTCACCGAGCGCTTGACCGGAACGGGCACGACCGACCGCGCCGATGTGTCCGGGACAGGCTGGTGGTCGTCCAAGAACGAGACGTACGACGGCGACATCCTCGCGCGCGTGGAGCTCGACCCCGCCCTGTTGCCACGTGTGGTGCGGCCGGGTGAGGTGGTCGGCACGGTACGGAACTCGGCGGACCTCCCGTTCTCGACCGGCACACTGGTCGCCCCCGGCACCGGCGACAACGCGGCGGCGGCACTCGGACTGGGACTGCACCCAGGTGCTCCCGTCCTGAGCCTCGGCACCTCGGGAACGGTCTACGCCGTGTCGCGGCGTCGGCCCACCGATCCATCGGGAGTGGTCGCGGGGTTCGCCGACGCGCGAGGCGACTGGCTGCCCCTTGCCTGCACGCTGAACTGCACACTCGCGGTCGACCGGATCGCGACGCTGCTCGGCGTGGACCGTGAGGCCGTGGAGCCGGGCGGGGGCGTCACCCTGCTGCCGTACCTGGACGGCGAACGGACCCCGAACCTGCCGGACGCCACAGGGCTGCTCCTCGGCCTGCGGCACGACACCAGTGCCGGGCAGCTTCTTCAGGCGGCGTACGACGGCGCGGTTCATTCACTGCTCCAGGCCCTCGACCTGGTTCTCGGCCCGGACGCCGACACCGACGCGCCCCTGATGCTGATCGGCGGCGGCGCCCGGGGGTCGGCCTGGCAGCAGACCGTCAGACGGCTGTCCGGCCGTCCCGTGCAGATGCCACGCGCGGACGAACTGGTTGCGCTGGGGGCGGCGGCGCAGGCCGCGGGGGTGCTCACCGGGGAGGACCCGTCAGCGGTGGCGAGGCGATGGGGCACTTCACGTGGCCCCGTGCTCGATCCCGCGGTACGGGACGACGAGACGCTGGAACGTATCTCCGGAGTACTGTCCGACGCGGCAACCTTGCTCGACCGGCCGTCCGACCGCCGTTGA
- a CDS encoding ROK family transcriptional regulator → MTVPPHGTRSSAPDTQQGIRRRNLSRVMHTVAAEGPRSRAGVASRIGLTRAAVSTLVDELIRAGLIEELGPERPGRVGRPGSALAVSAHGPAGLGAEIGVDHLAVHLVDLRGVDRARAEHKGSNRGRHPERVLADLNRLIGEVTAKARGLGLRPAGLAVAVPGLVARDTTTVVHAPNLDWQGHDLRPFLPGNLRLTVGNEANFGALAELWLGTDTPADFIHVSAEIGIGAAIVVDGHLLRGTRGFAGELGHVPVHPDGPACPCGGRGCLEQYAGEEAVLRAVGIASGPDAVAALTRRAASGELRTRAALRDAGTALGIALTGAVHLLDPQAIVLGGALSELAPWLVPALEAELGRRITSGERVVTVSALGSRGPVLGAAHSVVRAVLDDPTGLTLRS, encoded by the coding sequence ATGACCGTACCGCCGCACGGAACCCGCTCCAGCGCCCCCGACACGCAGCAGGGAATACGACGGCGGAACCTGTCGCGGGTCATGCACACGGTCGCCGCCGAGGGCCCCCGGTCGAGGGCGGGTGTCGCCTCGCGCATCGGCCTGACCCGAGCCGCGGTGTCGACCCTGGTGGACGAGCTGATCCGCGCCGGTCTGATCGAGGAGCTGGGACCGGAAAGACCCGGACGGGTCGGGCGGCCGGGTTCCGCGCTGGCCGTCAGCGCCCATGGACCGGCCGGACTCGGCGCGGAGATCGGCGTCGATCACCTGGCGGTCCACCTGGTCGATCTGCGCGGCGTCGACCGGGCACGCGCGGAGCACAAGGGCAGCAACCGCGGGCGGCATCCGGAACGCGTCCTGGCAGACCTCAACCGGCTCATCGGCGAGGTGACGGCCAAGGCGCGGGGATTGGGGCTTCGCCCGGCCGGACTGGCCGTCGCGGTGCCAGGGCTCGTGGCCCGTGACACGACGACGGTCGTCCACGCGCCCAACCTCGACTGGCAGGGACACGACCTGCGGCCCTTCCTCCCTGGCAACCTCCGTCTCACCGTCGGCAACGAGGCGAACTTCGGCGCCCTGGCGGAACTCTGGCTGGGTACCGACACCCCGGCCGACTTCATCCATGTCTCGGCCGAGATCGGGATCGGTGCGGCGATCGTCGTGGACGGACATCTGCTGCGCGGCACACGTGGCTTCGCCGGCGAGCTGGGACATGTACCCGTGCATCCCGACGGTCCCGCCTGCCCCTGCGGCGGACGAGGCTGTCTGGAGCAGTACGCCGGCGAGGAGGCGGTCCTGCGAGCCGTGGGCATCGCCTCCGGGCCGGACGCGGTCGCCGCGCTGACCCGGCGGGCGGCGTCCGGAGAGCTCCGGACGCGGGCAGCTTTGCGGGACGCCGGCACCGCCCTCGGGATCGCTCTGACCGGGGCCGTGCACCTCCTCGATCCACAGGCGATCGTGCTCGGCGGCGCGCTGTCGGAACTGGCGCCCTGGCTGGTTCCCGCGCTCGAAGCGGAGCTGGGCCGCCGGATCACCAGCGGGGAACGTGTCGTGACCGTCTCGGCACTCGGTTCGCGAGGGCCCGTGCTGGGCGCGGCGCACTCCGTGGTGCGAGCCGTACTGGACGACCCGACCGGGCTGACGCTCCGGTCGTGA